The genomic window GGGGATTCTCGCCATAGCGCAGCCTCTGCCTAAGGGGAATAGCCTCAAGCCATTGGGAAGCTTGCTCAGTCAGCCGCTCGCCCATCCAATGGCTGATGGCCACGTCATAGGCAGCGGTGTGCTCAAAGGCTTCAAGGGCAAGCTCACGACGGAGCTGGTCATCCACACCATCACTTAAAGCCACTAGGAATCTGTCGTACTGATCCGGCCTCGTGAGCACAGCCACATGCGCATGGTTCTTTGCCGCCGCTCGCACCATGGCGGGGCCACCGATATCAATATTCTCAATTGCAGTTTCCCAACTCACCTGCGGATTGGCCACTGTTTCCCGAAACGGGTAAAGATTCACCACCACCACATCAATGGGAGGGATCTGATGCTGCTCCAGATCGACCTCATGATCAGGGTCGCCCCGCATCGCCAAGATGCCTCCATGGACACGAGGATGCAGAGTCTTCACCCTTCCTCCAAGAATTTCCGCTGCACCTGTGTGCTCAGCAACCCGCGTCACGGGCAGACCGGCATCCTCCAGCACTTTGGCTGTGCCACCGCTGGAAAGCAGCTGAAACCCATGCATGCGATGCAAGGATTCCGCTAGAGGCACAATCCCATGTTTGTTTGAAACGCTCAACAAGGCGATGGGAGCCATGGCAGCAGAGACGAAAGCATTCCGTGGGCCAACCTACGCAGCAGCGATACAACACCTGCCGTGAGCGACAACCTTCTCCGCGACATTCCCAAAGGTGCTTACTACAGGCTTGTGCTGCTGCATGGCTGGGGTGCAGATGCAGACGATCTGATGCCCCTTGGCCGAGAGCTCTGCCAAGTCATCGAGCCTCCCGTAGAACTAGTGGCTCTACGGGCACAACAACGTCATCCTCAAGGTCTGGGCCGGCAATGGTATGGACTCTTTCCAAGCGACTGGGCAGCCGTTCCTGATGCGATCTCTCAACTTCAGGCTCGCTTGAAAGCCCTGGAAACCCCAGAAATTCCTCTACAAAGAACGGCTTTACTGGGTTTCTCTCAAGGGGGAGCAATGGCCCTGGCGAGTGGTTGTGATCTACCTCTAGCAGGCCTAATCGGCTGCAGTGCATACCCACATCCAAATTGGGTAGCGCCAAGCATTCGCCCCGCTGTGCTTCTCCTACATGGGCGCCAAGACGATGTAGTTCCCTACGCCGCCTCTGAACAACTCCTCAAAAGCCTAAAAACAAGCGGATTGGAGACGGCATTAGTGAGCTTCGAAGGGGGCCACTGCATTCCGGGAGAACTAATCCCCCGGATGCAACAGGCCTTGCACTCTTGGTTCAACTAAGGAATCGCTTTATAGTCAAACGAAGGCGTACTCATACTCCTCGATCTCCTCCCAGTCGTCGGAAGTCAGTTCAAGGCCTTCAAACATGACCTCTTCCCCAACGGAGTCAACGATCAAGCGCAAAGAGGGGAAGAGAAAATGGTTCTCTTCAGCGTACTGAGCACTAAACAATCCTTTCTCGCCCCAGAAAAAGCGATCAGTGGTGTGTTCGTTACGACGAACATTAAGGATCGCTGGTGAGACCAAACCAGATTCGGCGATGTAACGACGAGCTGCCGTCACAGGCTTGTATTCACCGGTTTCGAGATGGAAAGTAGGCACATGAGCCAACACCCGTTGACCAGCCAATCGTCTGCGGCTGATCCGCTTGCGCTTCTTAGACATAAACGGGAAACTCCTTTATAGGAGTGCGATGGAGAGAGGAACGGGGCGGCTTAGGACCGTCCTGCAAATAGCGCTCAAGCACGATGCAAGAGCATGAAGATGCCCAAATGTCAGCAAGCCTTACTCAGGGAATCGCAGCAGAGCTACAACACCCTGAGGGATCACTTTCAACATGATCGGCCGAGGCCGAGGATCCAACAGAGGACGCATCTACCTCTGCTGTAGCTTTGGCGACACGATTTGTGCAACCTCTGCTGTGGCTTTGGTGACACAATTTGTGCAACCTCTGCCTTGTCCGACTTTGAGCTACAGCCTCTGGGCGAGGCTTTCAAGCCAATCGGCGCTCAAATTTTAATACTTTTTTCAGAATTTACAAGGTGTCATTCGTATCAGCCTCTTGGTGTCGGTGTCCAGAGGCACATCGCTCGCCATGAAGCTGTCAAACCGCTTCCTCAATCTGGTGAAGCAACAACTCAGCAGCTTCGAAGCGGAGGCTCCACTAGAGAAGCTTGTGGTCTATATCGCTCAAGCAAGAGACGGGCGCGCCCCCAGCCTGGAAGCCGTAAGTCAGTGGCCCGCCAATGGGAACAAATCCCTGCCACCTGTAGAGGCAGACCCTGAGCTTCGTGCACCCTCACCTGATCGACGCTGGTACCCGCTTCAAGAAGGAACGATCTTGCTTGGAGTACTCAGAGCCGAAAAACCCCTCTCTTCGCCATCCTGGCCCACCCGCCTAGACCGACGGCTGCTTGCTACTGCGAGTGCCATCACCGATTGCCTCAGTCTTGAGCTTGAGCGCGCCAGGCTGCTTGATGAGCTGGCCGAGCAACGGGAACAAATCAGCCTGATGGTGCATCAACTGCGCAATCCGCTAGCCGCGCTTCGAACCTATGCCCAACTCTTGATGAAGCGCCTAGAGCCCGATAGTCGTCACCGCACCTTGATCAAGGGTCTGCTGAGCGAGCAAGCACAACTAGATCGCTATATCTCCAGCCTCGACCAGATCGGCCAGGACAATCTGCCCATCCAACCAAGCATCAAGGCCCCATTGCTGCTGCCTCCATTACTGCCTCAAGCCACTGATCTCACTATCAAATCCTTACTAACACCACTGATCGAACGCGCCATAGCCACATCAGCCTTGCAAAAACGCCCTTGGCATGGACCCAGCCAATGGCCTGCCTGGACTGAAGAGCTACGTCCTTCAGGAGATGGAGTGGTCGCTGAAATCGTGGCCAACCTGCTGGAGAATGCTTTCCGCTATAGCCCTGCAGGCCGCCCTATCGGCCTTTGCCTGCAACAAAACGGAGTATGCGTCTGGGATGGAGGTGAACCCATCAACAAGCAAGAGCGTGAGCGCATCTTCAGCAGAGGCATTCGAGGCCAGAGCAGTGGCGATCGCCCCGGCAGCGGCCTTGGCCTCGCCCTGGGACGCCAACTGGCTGAAGATTTGGGAGGTTCGCTGCAACTGATCACCTCTCCAGCGAACCTTGATCCAGCCCTTCCCAGCGAAGGGAATGCCTTTCTGCTCAGCCTGCCGGCAGTAAGACCGCCAGCAACAGAAGCGTGATTGTTTCCACCAGCACGACTGAAGCGCCATAAGAATCCCCGCTATGCCCACCAAGACGACGTCCAAGCAGTTCAGGCACTAAAAACGCCGGCAAGACACCCACACCAATTCCTGCCATCAAAACCATCTGACTGGGCCACCCCACGATCATGAGTGAAGGGACAACCGTTAATGCCAAAAGCAGCACTAAGCATGCTGGTAATGCTTCCTGCCATCCCTTGCGATAACGACGATGAAAGGATGCGGTGCCAGCCTGCCCCTCACGCAAGTAAAAGAAGCGCGCCATGGCCCAAAGCGGCGCACAACGCCCCCAAAAGGCAGCAATCAGCAAAGCCAAAGGGGCTAGAGAACCAAGCCGAAGTAGGGATGCAATCTGAAGTAACACCACCACAAGCAGAGCCTGGACTCCACTAGCTCCAACACAACTGTCGTCCATAGCCTGCAGACAGCGCTCACGA from Prochlorococcus marinus str. MIT 9313 includes these protein-coding regions:
- a CDS encoding alpha/beta hydrolase — protein: MSDNLLRDIPKGAYYRLVLLHGWGADADDLMPLGRELCQVIEPPVELVALRAQQRHPQGLGRQWYGLFPSDWAAVPDAISQLQARLKALETPEIPLQRTALLGFSQGGAMALASGCDLPLAGLIGCSAYPHPNWVAPSIRPAVLLLHGRQDDVVPYAASEQLLKSLKTSGLETALVSFEGGHCIPGELIPRMQQALHSWFN
- a CDS encoding DUF3155 domain-containing protein, with translation MSKKRKRISRRRLAGQRVLAHVPTFHLETGEYKPVTAARRYIAESGLVSPAILNVRRNEHTTDRFFWGEKGLFSAQYAEENHFLFPSLRLIVDSVGEEVMFEGLELTSDDWEEIEEYEYAFV
- a CDS encoding sensor histidine kinase — protein: MKLSNRFLNLVKQQLSSFEAEAPLEKLVVYIAQARDGRAPSLEAVSQWPANGNKSLPPVEADPELRAPSPDRRWYPLQEGTILLGVLRAEKPLSSPSWPTRLDRRLLATASAITDCLSLELERARLLDELAEQREQISLMVHQLRNPLAALRTYAQLLMKRLEPDSRHRTLIKGLLSEQAQLDRYISSLDQIGQDNLPIQPSIKAPLLLPPLLPQATDLTIKSLLTPLIERAIATSALQKRPWHGPSQWPAWTEELRPSGDGVVAEIVANLLENAFRYSPAGRPIGLCLQQNGVCVWDGGEPINKQERERIFSRGIRGQSSGDRPGSGLGLALGRQLAEDLGGSLQLITSPANLDPALPSEGNAFLLSLPAVRPPATEA
- the cobS gene encoding adenosylcobinamide-GDP ribazoletransferase, with protein sequence MRAPLWLRDLAGAWIFYSVLPAWPGLKPRFERIARFAPWIGLVLGGLQSFLWLVLIRADWPTSAVTLLVIGLGAWLSGGLHLDGLMDTADGLAAGRERCLQAMDDSCVGASGVQALLVVVLLQIASLLRLGSLAPLALLIAAFWGRCAPLWAMARFFYLREGQAGTASFHRRYRKGWQEALPACLVLLLALTVVPSLMIVGWPSQMVLMAGIGVGVLPAFLVPELLGRRLGGHSGDSYGASVVLVETITLLLLAVLLPAG